ActctcagcaggagcagcagatgtGTTTTTAGGGCATTGTTTTCTGAGGGGAATAACACAGTCTGGTGTCAGGCTTGGAGCAGTTCccccctgcagccaggctccCTCATGCTGGGTCTCAGTCCCCTTTCCCACTGATGCTCTGTGTCACTGTGATGGCCAAACCTCCAGTTCCAGTGCTGGGATCTCACTCCCACAGGTGATGTTTTCTTGAGGAAGTACCAGGTTTTCCATGCCAAACCCAAAGTTCTGTAGAGCATCCATTTGGGGCTGCTCCTTTTCCAGTTGGTTTTTACTCCCTCTGTGATGAGGATGGTGGGGAGACAAAGGCAGGGTGCTCTGGGGGGGGCCTGTGCCATCAGTTCACACAACAGAAGGAAGAGCTTAGGAAGGATGGAGGTTTTGGCAGACAGGCTGCCCATAACACTTGTTATTCTTACACTGGTTTTGTTGAAGGAAAAGCTACCCCAGGGTTAGTCTTCTAAAGAAGTGATGGGCTGGAAAGTCCTGGCCAGAGGAAGGTCCCTGCTCTTCTGATGACTTCTGTGTGACCTTGAGCAAGTTGCTCAGACCCCAGGAATCTCTTGTGAAACCAATGGGAAATTTGATCCTTAGGGGGACTTCAGGACATCACCTGTGGATTACAGGGCAGGGCTTTGTGACAAGGGAGGCAATCCATGAGTCCAGCAGCAACTGAGGGAGGTCAGGGATCACAAGCCTGGGTGAGGGGAATTCTGCAATGCGAGCTCACACAGTcacaaaacacagctcctgccctgcacaggaagGGCAGCTCACTTGGGATggtttggaaggaaggaattatCGGTGTGCTTGGGAGATTCCTGTtccctgaggagcagagctgggataaAGGTCAGCCACGGCCATGCCAAACCCAGCCCCGTGGTTCCTGGGTGCCTCAATCAGGCAGGCTCCAAatgtcagcagctgctgggctgggaagaTGATCCTGAACAATTCTCCTATTAATaggctgcagaggggaggcacagagcaggagctcagtGGGCCCCTTCCTCCAGAGGGGTCTCAGGGCAGGTTCCCAGTGTAATGTGCTGCCTGACAGAAGGCAGGGGGTGAAATAACTCTCTCCTTTGTCCTAAGGAGGCAGCTGGCTTCTGGGTGCTGCCTGAGCTGGGGAATTGGGAAGAAAACCTGGCCTGGTCTGGAACAGCATGAGCTCTGCTGGAGAGGGTGCAGGGACAGACTCCTCCTCCCCATATTGCACCATCTCTAGGAAAGCTTAAGCAGGAACCTGGTGTAGATgtctcttctctccttcctcgCCTGAAAAAGCTCTGATTATTTTCACTTGTAATTTCTGGACAGGTTTCACTGAAGCACAAGGCAGTCAAGTGACTTGTCTGTCTGTCAGGGGACTTATCAGAAAGTGGGGATTAGAGCCATGATGTCCCTGCAGTTCCTGTTGCCTCTGAGCAAGGGGGGTATGGTGGTATGTCAGGCTGGAaccagctctgtgtgggagACTCCAGCCCACATCCCTGTTGCACAGAATCCCAAGGCCAGCTGCAAAAAAATGACAGCTGGGCCGTGCTTCCATCAAAGTTTTGCACTTGAGAGCTTTTTGGGAAATGGGGTGTTCTGTGAAGCAGCTTTGtgatgctgcagctggcagaatGGGGCCGTTCCATGTGGTTTGGGAGACTTTCACCCCGTGGGATGCTGCAACCCAAACACGCCCAGTCTCTGGTGCTAGGGAGTGTGGtggcctggggctgcagcttcAACACTGGGGTGCGTGGGTGGGGGTGTTGAGGTGCTCATGGGCTGGGGAAAGTCAGGGAAAGGCAACTGCTCTGTACAATAGACTTTGAGTGTAGaagagctggagctcagctgtTATTTTGGGGGGCCGGAGCCTGTCTACCTGCAGGGTTTGGTCAGATCCTGCTTTTGCCATAGGAGTGGTAGAGTAGGAATTGCTCCTTGGGAAGCAGATTTGGGGAATACATGACAGTGGTTTTATTTGGGTGGCCATAGGAGGCAGCACAAACCAGGTTTTACAGACGCTTTTCACCCTGAGGCCATGCTGAGGTTTCGAAGAGATTTGTTCCCGGAAGGTGTCTAAGTCTTTATCTGATTCTTGGCTTGTCAGAAGTTCCCTGGAGAGAGGGATGGCTCTGACAGCCAGGTGTCATGGGCAGAGGTGGTCATTTCCCCATGTGCCAGAGCTGTGTGGGACAGAGGGATGGGAGCTGTAGGCACTTGGTGGCTGTCATCCTCGAGAGCAGAGCCCGTGGGCAGGTGGCCAcggggcagctgctggcacaggtcCCTGCCTGGCGTTTGGGCCCTGCCACAGCAGAATGGGGGAAGGTCTGAGTCATCCTGCACATGACACGAGGCTCCCTCGATGCCTGGATGGAGTTTTCATTTAGCCAAGCTGTTGCCTGGTGCTGGATCTGGCTGCAAGGCAAGAGCTGCAGTGCCCTGGGAAGAACCTGCTGCAAAAGTGTCCCCAGGCTcctcctgccactgccaccaAGAAAGACAAGTGGTGTCAGACATGACCCTCTGAAGGGGGCTGACCTGAATGCTTTGGATGCAGGCTGAATTCCCTGGCTGTGTCCagtctttccctctctccttcccaaagCTGGTGCAGATTGCAGGACAGGAAACCACCCTTGGCATAGCCACATCCTCCAGGGATGGCTGTGAAGCTGGGGGCACTTTGGGGGTCTTGCTTCACCCCAGCTCCCCATGCCCACTGCACTGTGCCACTGGTGTTGGtaagggaaaaaagccacatCCACAAAGTGTGTGATGGATTTGGGACACACGGGAAGCATTTGACTCTGGAATGGGAAAATACTGTCTAACCCTCTCTGTGCAGAGGCAGGGGCATGGCCTTGCAGACTCTGATCTCTGCTTGTTGTATTAGGGTTGTCTCAGACCCAGGACTAAATTTTTCTTGCTAGCAAGCTCCAGGTGCTGCTACACCATCCAGATGTGCAGCATCATCCCAATAAAGCACTGCAGTTCCCTGCATTAAACCATGGCTGCTGCCGAGCACATTTCCATTCCTCTCCACCTCTTTCTGGCCAATTTTTAGTTTCAAAGGTCCAGTTTAGGTCAGGAGAAGGGAACATCTATGAAGAACAATCCTGCCTCTCAGCAGCTGGGTTTCCAGCATCCTCCCAAGCCAGGGGTTTAGAATCCAGACCTTGGGGGGGGGCGGGGGTGATAGCAAGACTGAGTGGGGAGAAGCGTTTGTCTGGGGCTCGCCTTGAAGGAACTTGGTTCCCAGGACTGAAGGTTGAGCACTTTGTAGCTGGGACTTGGCTGCAGACCCTgtgttccctgtgctggaggcagcaTTCCTGGAGGCTGGGATCCAGGCAGCTGGTGCAGTGCCCATGGACTGTGTTGGAAGTGGGGCTGTGAGTTTGCTGGCTTTAACCACTTCCATCCTTTTTCTCCTATTAATGGATGTCTTGCTCATTTCTAGAAGACAGAGGGAGATTGAGCAAAGGGGGGCAAATAAGCCTGCAGGGATGGTGGAGTGGAAGGAGCTCCCCAGCCCCCTGGTAAAGCCAGGACATGGCAGGACTGACTGTATGGAGGTTGTCCTGGTGGGACATCTCTCTGGGTTCACCTCTGGGTGCTGAGGACAGACACACTCAGTGAATGTTgtaagtgttcaaggccaagctggatgggccttggagcaacctgctctcatggaagatgtccctgcccatgccagagGGGTGGAaaaagatggtctttaaggtctcaTCCAACCTtgtgattccatggttctcTGTTGCTGCTCTCTTCTCAGATGCCTTGGTTCAAAGGCTGGAAGGTGGAGCGCAAAGAAGGCAACGCCAGTGGCGTGTCCCTGTTGGAGGCCCTGGACACCATCCTGCCCCCGACCCGCCCCACAGACAAACCCCTGCGCCTGCCCCTCCAGGATGTCTACAAGATTGGAGGTGAGCCCTGCCACTCCTCTGCCTTAACTGGAGTCTTCATTCCATGGGAATTTGGGAATGACATTTCCAGGTGTTGGGAAACTGGAGGGATTTGATTCTTCAAACCAGAGATAATGTTGGAGAAAAGGGTGGTAGCTGCAGGGCAAAGGCCCCATTTGAGCCTGGGCTGTCTGGGGTGGAGGGGACATGCCCAAAGGTGCCCAGGGACCAGAAAGGACCAGCAGGTTTGTGAGCTGTCCCCAGGGAACACATGATGCCAAAATGGCTGCAAATTTGTGTGTCCCAGAGATCATGGCTGGCCAGGCAAGTTGGAGGCAGCAAAAAGCATTCTGTGACCCAGATGAGGGACAAGACCAGCAGGGAGGGCTGCTGAAGCTGGTGGAGCTTGGCTGTGACCTGCCGAAGCTTCCCAAATGCTGGTGTCCATCATCGGCACGTCCTCCTGGCGAGCTGTGCCAGCCATGTAGGGAGCGCCGTGGCTGACGCGTGTCCCCTTCCCTCTGGAGAGGTGATGGGGACACTTTGCTCAGCTATAAATACCCTGTGAGCTCTCTGACCTGCTGGCATAAGTGGACAGCACTGCTGACTCCCTGGGGCTGGATTAGGCAGGCACAGCCTTCTCCAGCCCATTCCCACACTTTTCCAAGGATACATGCACTGCAAGGGTTGAACATGGGATTTAGCAGGGTTTTTTATGCAGGCTGCTCTTGTTTGCAGTGGAGATGAAAAGTGGTTAGAGGTCTGTGTCCTCCCCTAGCTCAGCTGGGGCAAAGAGATCTGGTTTTACTGGGAGGCAGGTCCTTGGGGAGCTGAGACACcgtgggaagagggaaggtggAGGCAGCAGGGTGGATGTGGAGGAGCAGATGGGTCCAGCCAACCTTCTCAATCTCTTCAATGTTGTTTCTCTCCATCATTCTTCACCTGCCTCCAAAGGCGAATTTTCCCAAAGTCTCCTGGTGACACAGGCTGTAAAAGATCCCAATCATTTTCTGACTCTCATTTTCTGTCACAGCTGGTGGTGTGGCCGTCAGGGATGCGTACAGTGTTGTTGCACGCATGCTATGATGTCCTAGTCCTCCATGCAGGAGgtgccacagctgctccaggagaagaACTTTTGGGGCATGTGGATTGAGCAGGACTTTCTGACTGTGGGTTACTTCTTTTTTACAAAACTTTGAGTAGGAAGGATGGACTCATAACAATTTTCAATACCCCAGTGTTGATTTGCTGAAAACTTGGGGGTTTTGGGCAAGGAGCAAACATGTTCTTTGGTGAAAACCACCGAAGATGTCTTGCTTTTGCTGAATCCAGGCTCTGGCCCAGCTCTGACCAAGCAGATTGAACTTTGCTGCACTCTGTCCTTGTCTCTGCAGGGATTGGCACAGTCCCCGTGGGCCGAGTGGAGACCGGAATCCTGCGGCCTGGTATGGTGGTCACCTTTGCCCCTGTGAACATCACCACTGAGGTGAAATCCGTGGAGATGCACCATGAGGCCCTGAGCGAGGCTCTGCCTGGGGACAATGTTGGCTTCAATGTGAAGAACGTCTCGGTGAAGGACATCCGCCGTGGGAACGTCTGCGGGGACAGCAAGTCGGACCCGCCGCAGGAGGCAGCGCAGTTCACGTCTcaggtgagcagggctggtgaTGCCACCATGCCTCATTTGCCACCATGCCCAAGCTCCCAGCCTTGCCATGACACTGCTCTGTCCCTCAGGTGATCATCCTGAACCACCCTGGCCAGATCAGTGCTGGCTACTCGCCCGTCATTGACTGCCACACTGCACACATCGCCTGCAAGTTTGCCGAGCTGAAGGAGAAGATCGACCGGCGCTCCGGCAAGAAGCTGGAGGACAACCCCAAGTCCCTGAAGTCGGGTGATGCAGCCATCGTGGAGATGATCCCTGGCAAGCCCATGTGTGTGGAGAGCTTCTCCCAGTACCCACCCCTTGGTAAGGGAACGGCTCTTTGGAGGTCTCCTGTGGAGGAGCATGAGGGCTCTGTGGGTGCAGAGCTCACATCAGACATGCTGAGCTTCTCCCAGCGGGATGGCGAGGGAGCTGAGGATGTTTTGTTGCTGCCCCATGTGCTGGTAGGCTGGGGTGGGGCAGGCTCTCTGCCGAGCTGAGTTTCCAAAGGCTGGGTTTTCCCTCTGGGAGCAACGAGGTTTCCTTCACAGTTACTAAACCCTGATAGTTTCTGaacacagaagcatttttccagtttcctcctctctgccctAAAACAACTAgtcaggagaagaaagagggaagtTTGCTCAGTGGAGGCCACCTTTTAAAGTAGGGAAGTGCCATGCTTGAGTTCTAggatggtttggattggaagggacatAAAAAAgccatcttgttccaccccctgccatggtcagggacactttccactagatcaggttgaTATTGCACATCTGGAAGCTTCAGCAATGCTGGGAGCTTGCAGAGAAGAGATGGggtttaagtttaaaaaatattaatttaaatagaGGGGAGCCTCAGTACTCGTGGTCAGAGAAAGGATTCATAGCTCAGGAACCTGCTCCAAGGGCAGGGGTAACACATGGCACCATGAGTGGAGGTGTAGATCCCACTACCACTCTCCCAGAAGAGCTCAGCCTCAGAGTCTCACTTGCATTCCCCCTCTCTCTGTCCCTCAGGCCGCTTCGCTGTCCGTGACATGCGGCAGACCGTGGCCGTGGGCGTCATCAAGAACGTGGAGAAGAAGAGTGGTGGAGCCGGGAAAGTCACCAAGTCTGCCCAGAAGGCCCAGAAGGCTGGCAAATGAATCGTGGGCTCCCAGTGCATCGCGCAGAAACCATCCCTGACACCAGGACGCTGCCACCGTCTCCCCCGGGCGCACGTGTGCACATCAGCTTGTAAGAGTTTATATGTCAACGACTGGATGCTCACCATTAAGGTCCAGTGGAaattctttaaaaggaaaagcatgttCCAGCGTTTGTGAGGCTTCATGTTAATTTTACCAATAAAACTGGTGCAACAtccacagtggaaaaaaaaccaacccaacaaaaccagacaaacccccccctcccaaaaaaaaccaaaacaaaccaaccaacccaaaaggtgtggagctgtgtgtgtgtgcatctgtCATTGAGAGGGGCTGGGTTGGGTGGGGATTGTGTAGTCCCACCTAGAGTAGATGGTGGGGTCGGCACAGGAGGGCCTGGGATGGAAGtaaggaggaaggagggcagTTGTGAGCCCATATTCAGGGCGTTAGCCAgcacccagcccttccccagcttgCACCCCTTGACCTGGGTGATTCCCCCAGCCTGAAGCAGCGACAGCTCTCACAGCAGTTGTGATACTCTCCTTAACCAGCTCAAGATTCTAAAATCATTTTCCAGGacctttattatatttttttccatgcaaaataGGCTTAAATTGACCTCCTAGTTATGCcactgaaaggaaggaaaagagagcacCCCATGTCTCCTGGAAGGGCGAGCAGCATCACTTTCGGTCTCTGTCATACCCCATCATCTTGGGAGCAGTGACTGAGACTGCCTTCTCTCCccacctgctgctctgtccccaggaTCCCCCAGCCTTTTCCAAACAACTCAACAGCAACATTTCTTCCTGATTGAAGCCCAGACATGACTCAGGTCTCACAAGAAGCCCCAAAACTCATGGTCTTCACCCAGGGCAGTGTTTTGACTTCCATCACAATCTTGCAGCCCCAGGCAAGGTGTgcacctctcccagctccactcagtgcagctgtgccagtccaaagggctgtgggtgctgagTGGTTGGGATTGACCAAAAAGCAACAGCCAGGAGCTGTGAGGGGAAAAGAGTGGGAGCACCGAGTGTGAGGAGGAGCAGTAGATGGTACAATGGACCAGGCAGAAGAGGGAGGTGGTGTGAGAGTTGTGCTGCCACTACAGCATTGTGGGGATGTTTCCAAGGGCCATTTCCTCCCTGGAGGAGGCATTAGCAGCGTGCTGGGGCATCCTGAGCTTGTCTGTGCCTCTGACTTGGCTTTCAGGAAGAGACAGTACTGGGAACAGGCGGCCCTACATAGTCTCTGTGAAGGGCAGCATCGTGCGAGGCCCTTCCCAGGAGAGCTCCAGAGGCACAAATATCATCACTGCTGTTTGTGCCACAAAGCCCTTAATGATCCTAATTAACATCTgatgctctgcagcactgagtgTCCCCAGGCAGAGCCTCAAGGAGCTGACATCAAGCTGAATTACAGAGAGCTCTGCATGAACTCaccctgcctgctccccagACACTCTCCCCATCCCATGTCCGGGTCTGACAGCCACGGACATGGACCGGCTCCCTGGGCTAAAATCCCCAAAACTGTGCACAGGCCACCAAGGCTCCTCACCCCTCTCCGCACACCCCACATCCACCAGCTTCATCCACAGAAACCAATTTGATGCCAAAGGTCTTTGCAGTACTCGGCTCTCTGAAGTGCTGTGTCCTTGGCATTCCACAAATTGGAAGAGGATCTGGGGATCCCTGcgaggcacagcacagccacggGGGAAGGCTGTTTTCCCACTGATAGTTTAATCTcatcttccagctcctcctgcattTCCCAGTTCCCAAGGCGTGTTTTCCCTGAGACAACTTGTGCCTCTTCCTGGGTATTTGCAAGCAGGGGAACATCCTCATGTGCATGATTTTCCTGCATCCTTAAAAGCAGCACCAACAGGAACTCCTGTGGGAATATCCCTCCCACGCTGTTCAGGAACCTCCAGCTCCCTGGTGCCCCATGGaagccagctgctggcacagcaggagtgAGCACCACCGTGGGGTCAGGGGGGggacagagaagagcaggagcaAAGTCTGCACCTCTCctgctattttaaaagcaaatacaggCTTGACAAAACCACGGCTACGTTTCCATAGAAATATGCCAGGGGAGCTGTGAAAGATACTCTGGGAGCACTGCACAAGTGGTGAGGTAATTAATGATGGaactgcagaaaagcaaaaatataaagCCAGAGGACTTAACTCAGACTTGCTCatggctcagagcagggccaAATTTTCAGCCTCATTTAAGTGTGGGTTGGCACCCCAAGTgatctgcaggagcagaaagaagagatggTGCCTGAAGTGAGATCTCAGCAATAGCAGCAGCGTCCCCTATTTTGGGAGGTTTGGGTCAGGATCTTTAGCGAGACAGAATTAACAGATATATTGTGATTTAAACCTACTTCAAAGCATAAGcattttcccaaaagaaaaatatgctgcATTCCTGGGCATCTCAACGCAGTATCAGTGAAGCCACAGCCTGCCTCCAGCCAAACCTTGGGTTTGAATCCCTTTTGGATCAGTGTTTTGGGACTGGATCAACAACCCACCACGTGCAAATCATTGCCTGGCCCCACAGGGCTTGCAGGCAAACAAGCAATGGTGCCCTTAGTTTGACATGATCCACTTTGGGATCCTACCAAAATGATAAGCAACCCAACAGGCCCCTGAACTGGACCACAGGTGGATTTTGGCAAAAAATTTTGAGCAGTGAGCTCAAGCTGATTTTGGAACTATCAGCACCGTGTCAGAGCAGGTGGGTGTACGTGACCCATGGCAGGTGATAGAGCTGTGGTGGTGAGATGGATTTCAAAATACCAAATTCTCCTCCAGTtgctccctgccatgggcaggcatGCTGGGGCAGGCATGCTGGGACCCCACAACCCAGAGCTCAGAGGCATTTTTTCATAGCAACATTTATTGTTTTGGAGTCATTTTCCATCCCAGTCCTCCCTGAAGGCGTCGCGGTGGCTGCTTCCCGTCGCAGACTCATCGGTGCCATCTCGTGGAAACGGGGACAAAGTCCTCCTGGAACAGCTGCCAAGCAGAGGAAATCCAGACCCACGTCCCTGATCCTGGCAAGGCAGCACGtccaaagcaaaaagaacagCCCGGGGAGACGCATTGAGGACCAGAGTTTGCAAATGTGATTGTatttcctgaaattaaaaactggTGGGAGGAAAATTACTCGAGGTTGTAGGAAAGTCAAAAACCATCAGGGTGGGCTCCACTGTACAGCTGGGGATCAGCTCTTCAAGAGAAGAGAACCCAAAGGACCtggaagaagagggaagaagagagaggtGTGTGAGGCTGGATGTGAACCAGCACCCAGTTTCCCAAAGGGACATAATCTCCACggtgcagcacagcctgtgcaCAGCATGGCACTGATGCCTTGGTGGGGGTTTCtgatggagaagggaagatCCCAGGAATGGGACCATCCTTCAGGTGTGAATGGACACCTCTGCCAAAccccagcctggtgctggctgCTCTTGTGGCATCCACCGGAGATGAAGGA
The nucleotide sequence above comes from Corvus cornix cornix isolate S_Up_H32 chromosome 20, ASM73873v5, whole genome shotgun sequence. Encoded proteins:
- the EEF1A2 gene encoding elongation factor 1-alpha 2 encodes the protein MGKEKTHINIVVIGHVDSGKSTTTGHLIYKCGGIDKRTIEKFEKEAAEMGKGSFKYAWVLDKLKAERERGITIDISLWKFETTKYYITIIDAPGHRDFIKNMITGTSQADCAVLIVAAGVGEFEAGISKNGQTREHALLAYTLGVKQLIVGINKMDSTEPPYSEKRYDEIVKEVSAYIKKIGYNPATVPFVPISGWHGDNMLEPSPNMPWFKGWKVERKEGNASGVSLLEALDTILPPTRPTDKPLRLPLQDVYKIGGIGTVPVGRVETGILRPGMVVTFAPVNITTEVKSVEMHHEALSEALPGDNVGFNVKNVSVKDIRRGNVCGDSKSDPPQEAAQFTSQVIILNHPGQISAGYSPVIDCHTAHIACKFAELKEKIDRRSGKKLEDNPKSLKSGDAAIVEMIPGKPMCVESFSQYPPLGRFAVRDMRQTVAVGVIKNVEKKSGGAGKVTKSAQKAQKAGK